One Oryza glaberrima chromosome 11, OglaRS2, whole genome shotgun sequence genomic region harbors:
- the LOC127754108 gene encoding uncharacterized protein LOC127754108 yields MAAADDHAATAIAIPGDPVDSACSTPFVSAPSSPSREHHFASSHGAPCFFSAPASPTRGGGGGGGGCLGDFDFDFSSRFPSPSAAAMSSADELFHNGQIRAVRLSAMLLQPQPLAPLVDGDGHASHLAEEEDAAAVEEDGAEADERGRIRSRSVRRKARSMSPFRTRWRAPSPAPAPESAEEVEAVATPAASRSSSSSSTASSASSTSSRGSRRWAFLKDLLHRSKSDGGKNHHHHHDTAAPPPPPQSNTTTAPKRSPSPSPAAASARGGRGAATGRRSRRRSAHERMYEARRAEAEEMRRRTYLPYRQGLLLFGCIGLGSRGYGAVHGLARGLNAAAAVSSRS; encoded by the coding sequence atggcggccgccgacgaccaCGCAGCCACCGCCATTGCCATCCCCGGCGACCCCGTAGACAGCGCCTGCTCCACCCCGTTCGTCAGCGCGCCGTCCAGCCCGTCGCGGGAGCACCACTTCGCTTCTTCCCACGGCGCGCCGTGCTTCTTCagcgcgccggcgagccccacccgcggcggcggcggcggcggcggcgggtgcctCGGTGACTTCGACTTCGACTTCTCGTCGCGGTTCCCGTCTccctccgcggcggcgatgtcgtcggCGGATGAGCTCTTCCACAACGGCCAGATCCGCGCTGTCCGTCTCTCCGCGATGCTCCTCCAGCCTCAGCCTCTGGCTccgctcgtcgacggcgacggccacgCGTCGCAtctggcggaggaggaggatgcggcggcggtggaggaggatggtGCGGAGGCGGACGAGCGCGGGCGCATCCGGAGCCGGTCGGTTCGACGGAAGGCGCGGTCGATGTCCCCGTTCCGCACGCGCTGGAGGGCGCCTtctcccgcgccggcgccggagtcCGCCGAGGAGGTCGAGGCAGtcgccacgccggcggcgtctcgctcgtcgtcgtcctcgtcgacggcTTCCTCCGCTTCGTCCACCTCCTCGCGAGGCTCCCGCCGGTGGGCGTTCTTGAAGGATCTCCTCCACCGGAGCAAGTCGGACGGCGGcaagaaccaccaccaccaccacgacaccgccgcgccaccgccgccaccccagTCGAACACCACCACCGCGCCAAAGAGGAgcccgtctccgtctccggcggcggcgagcgcgagaggagggagaggggcagcaacggggaggaggagcaggaggagatcGGCGCACGAGAGGATGTACGAGGcgaggagggcggaggcggaggagatgcggcggcggacgtACCTGCCGTACCGGCAGGGGCTCCTCCTCTTCGGCTGCATCGGCCTCGGCTCCCGCGGCTACGGCGCCGTCCACGGCCTCGCCCGGGGtctcaacgccgccgccgccgtctcttcgAGGTCATGA